In Modestobacter versicolor, a single genomic region encodes these proteins:
- a CDS encoding TIGR04222 domain-containing membrane protein: MTSTRTPSLTTRDVYDVAQLTGGLHRVVDTAVVVLLQRGRLTADGLGRLQAVGTAVHPAEAAVLALAGPRPLRSVSSIRARAQEDPRLAGIVDRLVADGLLRRNPVAGLSRRWPVHLRTAAGNRVLAEWRAAAPAGSGTAVALGGVAAADPAVRAVVFPGPVPSRVRRPVRRDGALVVDTGGGWGASWGGHGGGGGGFDGGGCGGGDGGGGGGGC, encoded by the coding sequence GTGACCAGCACCCGCACTCCCTCGCTCACCACCCGGGACGTCTACGACGTCGCCCAGCTGACCGGCGGCCTCCACCGGGTCGTGGACACGGCCGTGGTCGTCCTGCTCCAGCGCGGCCGGCTGACCGCCGACGGCCTGGGCCGGCTGCAGGCGGTCGGCACCGCGGTGCACCCGGCGGAGGCCGCCGTGCTGGCGCTGGCCGGTCCGCGCCCGCTGCGCTCGGTCAGCAGCATCCGGGCACGCGCCCAGGAGGACCCGCGGCTGGCCGGCATCGTGGACCGGCTCGTCGCCGACGGTCTGCTGCGCCGCAACCCGGTGGCCGGGCTGTCCCGCCGGTGGCCGGTCCACCTGCGCACGGCGGCCGGCAACCGGGTGCTGGCCGAGTGGCGCGCCGCGGCACCGGCGGGCAGCGGCACCGCGGTCGCCCTCGGCGGTGTGGCGGCGGCCGATCCCGCCGTGCGGGCGGTCGTCTTCCCGGGACCCGTGCCGAGCCGGGTCCGCCGCCCCGTCCGGCGGGACGGCGCCCTCGTGGTCGACACCGGCGGCGGCTGGGGGGCGAGCTGGGGTGGCCACGGCGGTGGTGGTGGCGGCTTCGACGGCGGTGGCTGCGGGGGCGGCGACGGCGGAGGTGGGGGCGGGGGCTGCTGA
- a CDS encoding putative bifunctional diguanylate cyclase/phosphodiesterase, which yields MDDHHASPEVIAAVFHGVAVSDATAIVVVEPVDGALHVSWSNEKAVGLLGYAREDLRVLPVEQLLPTLAGGELKLLLRRERAVRMTLPVRGASGALLECVVSAVPAPAGRRWTVRLTSTANETERALRATADAHERRFSTLTERSPIPTLLSEQGMRLAHVNDAFCALVGRQAEQLLGTGWMCTVHPDDLDAVIEEAAAVLGGGGEAGEGEATARLVRADGTERTTVIRFSHLFTPGVGAGFVGTIEDITERLAFEARLAHQANHDPLTGLPNRTLLADHVAARFRPGEGRLACIFLDLDNFKVVNDSLGHAAGDQLLVELARRLRATVRPGDLVARFGGDEFVVVCQDVGEAAAVALAERIGEALRQPVALGGVELRPAASVGVTVQTAEHTAAEELIRDCDIAMYQAKAGGKGRITVLDSQARARAREKLLLVAELREAIERREITLMYQPIFSTEDGTAVAVESLARWQHPVRGAITPSTFVPLAEESGLVSGLGLLVLDETCRQLAAWDAELGPAAPARANVNVSALQLDANLHGHVESALQRHGLHPCRLSIEITESALMKDPAAARTVLLELRDLGVQVSIDDFGTGYSSLAYLRRLPVDCLKVDRSFVAELADGHSEITSAVIALASSLGLCTVAEGVETLEQAEQLALLGATYLQGFCLAAPLTGTDAATWFAAQHDAEARP from the coding sequence GTGGACGACCACCACGCGTCACCGGAGGTGATCGCCGCCGTCTTCCACGGGGTCGCCGTCAGCGACGCGACGGCGATCGTGGTCGTCGAGCCGGTCGACGGGGCACTGCACGTCAGCTGGAGCAACGAGAAGGCCGTGGGCCTGCTCGGCTACGCGCGGGAGGACCTGCGGGTGCTGCCCGTCGAGCAGCTGCTGCCCACCCTGGCCGGCGGCGAGCTCAAGCTGCTGCTGCGCCGGGAGCGCGCCGTCCGGATGACGCTGCCGGTGCGCGGCGCCAGCGGCGCCCTGCTGGAGTGCGTCGTCTCCGCCGTCCCCGCGCCGGCCGGCCGCCGGTGGACCGTCCGGCTCACCTCGACGGCCAACGAGACCGAGCGTGCGCTGCGCGCCACCGCCGACGCCCACGAGCGGCGCTTCTCCACCCTGACCGAGCGCTCACCGATCCCCACCCTGCTCTCCGAGCAGGGCATGCGGCTGGCCCACGTCAACGACGCCTTCTGCGCCCTCGTCGGGCGGCAGGCCGAGCAGCTGCTGGGCACCGGCTGGATGTGCACCGTGCACCCCGACGACCTGGACGCGGTGATCGAGGAGGCCGCCGCCGTCCTCGGTGGTGGCGGCGAGGCCGGCGAGGGCGAGGCGACGGCCCGGCTCGTCCGGGCCGACGGCACCGAGCGGACGACGGTCATCCGGTTCTCCCACCTGTTCACCCCGGGGGTGGGGGCGGGCTTCGTCGGCACGATCGAGGACATCACCGAGCGGCTGGCCTTCGAGGCGCGGCTGGCCCACCAGGCCAACCACGACCCGCTGACCGGCCTGCCCAACCGCACGCTGCTCGCCGACCACGTCGCCGCCCGCTTCCGGCCCGGCGAGGGCCGGCTGGCCTGCATCTTCCTGGACCTGGACAACTTCAAGGTCGTCAACGACTCGCTCGGGCACGCCGCCGGCGACCAGCTGCTGGTCGAGCTCGCCCGCCGGCTGCGCGCCACCGTGCGCCCCGGCGACCTGGTCGCCCGGTTCGGCGGCGACGAGTTCGTCGTCGTCTGCCAGGACGTCGGCGAGGCCGCCGCTGTCGCGCTGGCCGAGCGGATCGGCGAGGCGCTGCGCCAGCCGGTGGCCCTCGGCGGGGTCGAGCTGCGCCCGGCCGCCAGCGTCGGCGTCACCGTGCAGACCGCCGAGCACACCGCGGCCGAGGAGCTCATCCGCGACTGCGACATCGCGATGTACCAGGCCAAGGCCGGTGGCAAGGGGCGGATCACCGTCCTGGACTCCCAGGCCCGGGCCCGCGCGCGGGAGAAGCTGCTGCTGGTCGCCGAGCTGCGCGAGGCCATCGAGCGGCGCGAGATCACCCTGATGTACCAGCCGATCTTCAGCACCGAGGACGGCACCGCCGTCGCGGTCGAGTCGCTGGCGCGCTGGCAGCACCCGGTGCGCGGGGCCATCACGCCCAGCACGTTCGTGCCGCTGGCCGAGGAGAGCGGCCTGGTCTCCGGCCTGGGCCTGCTGGTGCTCGACGAGACCTGCCGGCAGCTGGCCGCCTGGGACGCCGAGCTCGGCCCGGCCGCGCCGGCCCGGGCCAACGTCAACGTCTCGGCGCTGCAGCTGGACGCCAACCTGCACGGGCACGTCGAGTCCGCGCTGCAGCGGCACGGTCTGCACCCCTGCCGGCTGTCGATCGAGATCACCGAGTCGGCGCTGATGAAGGACCCCGCGGCCGCCCGCACGGTGCTGCTGGAGCTCCGCGACCTCGGCGTCCAGGTGTCCATCGACGACTTCGGCACCGGCTACTCCTCGCTGGCCTACCTGCGGCGGCTGCCCGTCGACTGCCTCAAGGTCGACCGCTCGTTCGTCGCCGAGCTCGCCGACGGCCACTCCGAGATCACCTCCGCGGTGATCGCGCTGGCCAGCAGCCTCGGGCTGTGCACCGTCGCCGAGGGCGTGGAGACCCTCGAGCAGGCCGAGCAGCTGGCCCTGCTCGGCGCCACCTACCTGCAGGGCTTCTGCCTCGCCGCACCGCTCACCGGCACCGATGCCGCCACCTGGTTCGCCGCCCAGCACGACGCGGAGGCGCGACCGTGA
- a CDS encoding mannitol dehydrogenase family protein has protein sequence MARLDSTTVRSLPAGVAVPSYDRSAVSTGIVHLGVGGFHRSHQAMYLDRLMSRGQALDWGICGVGVLPGDRRMRDVLTAQDGLYTLLLAHPDGRLEARVVGSVVEYLFAPDDPEAVVAKLADPQTRVVTMTVTEGGYHVSPATGRFDADAPDVLADLQLGAVPRTAFGLLVEALARRRARGAAPFTVVSCDNMAGSGAVARAGVSAFATLRDPELGAWVHGSVPFPDSMVDRITPVTTDRQRAEVADLLGVEDGWPVVSEPFAQWVLQDSFSCGRPPLEEAGVQLVDDVEPYELMKLRLLNAGHQVLGYLAALAGHEHVDDAATDPLLRAFLAGWMAEEATPTLRPVPGIDLAGYRDVLLERFSNPHVRDTVARLCVESSVRVPRFLLPVVRDDLVAGRDVTRSAVAVAAWARWAEGTDDAGRPLGMTDPRADRLRAAASSQHAEPLAFLADRELFGDLASDPRFTGPYLAALGSLHERGARATVQAVLDGTLLDG, from the coding sequence GTGGCCCGACTCGACTCGACGACCGTCCGCTCCCTGCCGGCGGGGGTCGCCGTGCCGTCGTACGACCGGTCCGCCGTCAGCACCGGCATCGTGCACCTGGGGGTGGGTGGGTTCCACCGGTCCCACCAGGCGATGTACCTGGACCGGCTGATGTCGCGCGGGCAGGCGCTGGACTGGGGGATCTGCGGGGTCGGTGTGCTGCCCGGTGACCGGCGGATGCGCGACGTGCTCACCGCGCAGGACGGGCTGTACACGCTGCTGCTCGCCCACCCCGACGGCCGGCTGGAGGCCCGGGTGGTCGGGTCGGTGGTGGAGTACCTGTTCGCCCCGGACGACCCGGAGGCGGTGGTGGCCAAGCTGGCCGACCCGCAGACCCGGGTCGTGACGATGACGGTCACCGAGGGCGGCTACCACGTCTCGCCGGCGACCGGCCGGTTCGACGCCGACGCCCCCGACGTCCTCGCCGACCTGCAGCTGGGCGCGGTGCCGCGGACGGCGTTCGGCCTGCTGGTCGAGGCGCTGGCCCGCCGCCGCGCCCGGGGAGCCGCCCCGTTCACCGTGGTCTCCTGCGACAACATGGCCGGCAGCGGGGCCGTCGCCCGCGCCGGCGTGAGCGCCTTCGCCACCCTCCGCGACCCCGAGCTGGGGGCCTGGGTGCACGGGTCGGTGCCGTTCCCGGACTCGATGGTCGACCGGATCACCCCGGTGACCACCGACCGGCAGCGCGCGGAGGTGGCCGACCTGCTCGGGGTCGAGGACGGCTGGCCGGTGGTCTCCGAACCGTTCGCCCAGTGGGTGCTCCAGGACAGCTTCAGCTGCGGCCGCCCCCCGCTGGAGGAGGCCGGCGTCCAGCTGGTCGACGACGTCGAGCCCTACGAGCTGATGAAGCTCCGGCTGCTCAACGCCGGTCACCAGGTCCTCGGCTACCTCGCCGCCCTGGCCGGGCACGAGCACGTGGACGACGCGGCCACCGACCCGCTGCTGCGCGCGTTCCTCGCCGGCTGGATGGCCGAGGAGGCCACCCCCACCCTCCGCCCGGTGCCCGGCATCGACCTGGCCGGGTACCGCGACGTCCTGCTGGAGCGCTTCAGCAACCCGCACGTCCGGGACACCGTCGCCCGGTTGTGCGTGGAGAGCTCGGTGCGGGTGCCGCGGTTCCTGCTGCCGGTGGTCCGCGACGACCTGGTCGCCGGCCGGGACGTCACGCGGTCGGCCGTGGCGGTGGCGGCCTGGGCCCGGTGGGCCGAGGGCACCGACGACGCCGGCCGGCCGCTGGGGATGACCGACCCCCGGGCGGACCGCCTGCGCGCCGCCGCGAGCAGCCAGCACGCCGAGCCGCTGGCGTTCCTGGCCGATCGCGAGCTGTTCGGCGACCTCGCGTCCGACCCCCGCTTCACCGGGCCGTACCTGGCCGCGCTCGGGTCGCTGCACGAGCGGGGCGCCCGGGCGACCGTGCAGGCGGTGCTCGACGGCACGCTGCTCGACGGGTGA
- a CDS encoding LLM class flavin-dependent oxidoreductase codes for MQFGIFTVGDVTPDPTTGRAPTEAERLKSMIAIALKAEEVGLDVFAQGQHHNPPFVVSSPTTTLGYIAAKTEKIVLSTSTTLITTTDPVKIAEDFATLQHVADGRVDLMMGRGNTGPVYPWFGKDIRDGIPLAVENYQLLRRLWREDVVDWEGQFRTPLQGFTSTPRPLDGVPPFVWHGSIRSPQIAEQAAYYGDGFFHNHIFWPPEHTQRMVEFYRRRFEHYGHGSADQAIVGLGGQVFMRKNSQDAVREFRPYFDAAPVYGGGPSLEEFSTQTPLTVGSPEQVIERTLGFRDYVGDYQRQLFLVDHAGLPLKTVLEQLDILGEEVVPVLRREFAALKPAHVPDAPTHASLVAAAGGAKDVTVHAPADDVTGRTAEVAQA; via the coding sequence ATGCAGTTCGGGATCTTCACCGTCGGCGACGTCACGCCCGACCCGACGACCGGGCGCGCGCCCACCGAGGCCGAGCGGCTGAAGAGCATGATCGCCATCGCGCTCAAGGCCGAGGAGGTGGGTCTCGACGTCTTCGCGCAGGGCCAGCACCACAACCCGCCGTTCGTCGTCTCCTCCCCCACCACGACGCTGGGCTACATCGCGGCGAAGACCGAGAAGATCGTCCTGTCGACGTCCACGACGCTGATCACCACCACCGACCCGGTGAAGATCGCCGAGGACTTCGCCACCCTGCAGCACGTGGCCGACGGCCGCGTCGACCTGATGATGGGCCGTGGCAACACCGGCCCGGTCTACCCCTGGTTCGGCAAGGACATCCGCGACGGCATCCCGCTGGCGGTGGAGAACTACCAGCTGCTGCGCCGGCTGTGGCGTGAGGACGTCGTGGACTGGGAGGGCCAGTTCCGCACCCCGCTGCAGGGCTTCACCTCCACGCCCCGCCCGCTGGACGGCGTCCCGCCGTTCGTCTGGCACGGGTCGATCCGCAGCCCGCAGATCGCCGAGCAGGCCGCGTACTACGGCGACGGCTTCTTCCACAACCACATCTTCTGGCCGCCGGAGCACACCCAGCGGATGGTCGAGTTCTACCGCCGCCGGTTCGAGCACTACGGCCACGGCAGCGCCGACCAGGCGATCGTCGGGCTCGGCGGGCAGGTGTTCATGCGGAAGAACAGCCAGGACGCCGTGCGGGAGTTCCGGCCCTACTTCGACGCCGCGCCGGTCTACGGCGGCGGGCCGTCGCTGGAGGAGTTCAGCACCCAGACCCCGCTCACCGTCGGCTCCCCGGAGCAGGTGATCGAGCGGACGCTCGGCTTCCGCGACTACGTCGGTGACTACCAGCGCCAGCTGTTCCTCGTCGACCACGCCGGCCTGCCGCTGAAGACGGTGCTCGAGCAGCTGGACATCCTGGGCGAGGAGGTCGTGCCGGTGCTCCGCCGCGAGTTCGCCGCCCTCAAGCCGGCGCACGTGCCGGACGCGCCGACGCACGCCAGCCTGGTCGCGGCCGCCGGCGGGGCGAAGGACGTCACCGTCCACGCCCCGGCCGACGACGTCACCGGGCGCACCGCCGAGGTGGCGCAGGCATGA
- a CDS encoding HDOD domain-containing protein has translation MSAAPSLAVPPTFDLERVLASIDTMAAQRPVAAQIVSVANADEASAKELSRILASDVALAGRVMKLANSAFYGMRGRVTSLQFAVTVVGFATVRTMATVALTDLDDESRLPEDFWEVSTSLALAASTLAPRFAERPQDALCLGLLAQLGVALLHHNDPDGYAELWHDERSFAGRRAAEVQRYGISALRLTSVALEQWSFPPGMVLPLKQVDDAASFQGALLRAVFEIAGRLTDRDHEEIPIERVSCGQLRERDVLPVLDQVRVDAEELRRAMLG, from the coding sequence ATGTCCGCCGCCCCGTCCCTGGCCGTCCCGCCGACCTTCGACCTGGAGCGGGTGCTGGCCAGCATCGACACGATGGCCGCCCAGCGGCCGGTCGCCGCGCAGATCGTCTCGGTGGCCAACGCCGACGAGGCCAGCGCCAAGGAGCTGTCCCGGATCCTCGCCTCCGACGTCGCGCTGGCCGGTCGGGTGATGAAGCTGGCGAACTCCGCCTTCTACGGCATGCGCGGCCGGGTGACCTCGCTGCAGTTCGCCGTCACCGTGGTCGGCTTCGCCACCGTGCGGACGATGGCCACCGTCGCGCTCACCGACCTGGACGACGAGTCGCGGCTGCCCGAGGACTTCTGGGAGGTCAGCACCAGCCTCGCGCTGGCCGCCTCGACGCTGGCCCCGCGGTTCGCCGAGCGGCCGCAGGACGCGCTGTGCCTGGGTCTGCTGGCCCAGCTGGGCGTCGCGCTGCTGCACCACAACGACCCCGACGGGTACGCCGAGCTCTGGCACGACGAGCGGTCCTTCGCCGGCCGCCGGGCCGCCGAGGTGCAGCGCTACGGCATCTCCGCGCTGCGGCTGACCTCGGTCGCGCTGGAGCAGTGGTCCTTCCCGCCCGGGATGGTCCTGCCGCTCAAGCAGGTCGACGACGCGGCGTCCTTCCAGGGCGCCCTGCTGCGGGCCGTCTTCGAGATCGCCGGCCGGCTGACCGACCGCGACCACGAGGAGATCCCGATCGAGCGGGTCAGCTGCGGCCAGCTGCGCGAGCGCGACGTGCTGCCGGTGCTCGACCAGGTCCGGGTGGACGCCGAGGAGCTGCGCCGCGCCATGCTCGGCTGA
- a CDS encoding acyl-CoA dehydrogenase family protein: MRLSLSPEDQAFRDEMRTFFTTRVPQSIRDAVAAHRELTKEQFVEAQQVLNAAGLAVPHWPVEWGGRDWTPLQRHIWREEMQLAGVPEPLAFNASMIGPVIATFGSQEQKERFLPATANLDIWWCQGFSEPDAGSDLASLRTTAVRDGDDWVVNGQKTWTTLGQHADWIFCLVRTDPTADKRQRGISLLLFPMDSPGVTLRPIELLDGGFEVNEVFFEDVRVPAENLVGEENHGWDYAKFLLGNERVGIARIGSTKRMLVEAKEHARGITANGAPLSEDPYLRARIAEIENELLALELTALRVVANSAGGRPHPASSVLKLRGSELQQAATELLVDVAGPLSVASFAGEDSDVPDWAQVAAPNYLNYRKVSIYGGSNEVQRTIIAGSILGL, from the coding sequence ATGCGCTTGAGCCTGTCGCCGGAGGACCAGGCCTTCCGGGACGAGATGCGCACCTTCTTCACCACCCGGGTGCCGCAGTCGATCCGGGACGCGGTCGCGGCCCACCGGGAGCTGACCAAGGAGCAGTTCGTCGAGGCCCAGCAGGTCCTCAACGCGGCGGGGCTGGCGGTCCCGCACTGGCCGGTCGAGTGGGGCGGCCGCGACTGGACGCCGCTGCAGCGCCACATCTGGCGCGAGGAGATGCAGCTGGCCGGCGTGCCCGAGCCGCTGGCCTTCAACGCCAGCATGATCGGCCCGGTCATCGCGACGTTCGGCTCGCAGGAGCAGAAGGAGCGCTTCCTGCCGGCCACCGCGAACCTGGACATCTGGTGGTGCCAGGGCTTCTCCGAGCCCGACGCCGGCTCCGACCTGGCCTCGCTGCGCACCACCGCCGTCCGCGACGGCGACGACTGGGTGGTCAACGGCCAGAAGACCTGGACGACGCTCGGCCAGCACGCCGACTGGATCTTCTGCCTGGTGCGCACCGACCCCACCGCCGACAAGCGGCAGCGCGGCATCTCGCTGCTGCTGTTCCCGATGGACTCCCCCGGCGTGACGCTGCGGCCGATCGAGCTGCTCGACGGCGGCTTCGAGGTCAACGAGGTCTTCTTCGAGGACGTCCGGGTTCCTGCGGAGAACCTGGTCGGCGAGGAGAACCACGGCTGGGACTACGCCAAGTTCCTGCTCGGCAACGAGCGGGTCGGCATCGCCCGGATCGGCTCGACCAAGCGGATGCTGGTCGAGGCCAAGGAGCACGCCCGCGGCATCACCGCCAACGGCGCCCCGCTGTCGGAGGACCCGTACCTGCGCGCCCGGATCGCCGAGATCGAGAACGAGCTGCTCGCGCTGGAGCTCACCGCGCTGCGGGTGGTGGCCAACTCCGCCGGCGGCCGGCCGCACCCGGCGTCCTCGGTGCTCAAGCTGCGCGGCTCGGAGCTGCAGCAGGCGGCCACCGAGCTGCTGGTCGACGTCGCCGGGCCGCTGTCGGTGGCCTCCTTCGCCGGCGAGGACTCCGACGTCCCGGACTGGGCGCAGGTCGCGGCGCCGAACTACCTGAACTACCGCAAGGTCTCCATCTACGGGGGCTCGAACGAAGTGCAGCGCACCATCATCGCCGGCTCGATCCTGGGGTTGTGA
- a CDS encoding acyl-CoA dehydrogenase family protein: protein MDFSYDDEQNGLREAVSALLGRAYADSEQRRRVVAGDPGFDEKTWSRLAEMGVLGLPFAESDGGMGAGPVEVSIVAEEIGRVLAPEPFVEAVVLAGGLVADLGTDAQRAEVLGALAEGSLVPAFAHAETGTRWEPTAAAVTATEDGGSWRLTGVKEPVPNGARADVLVVSAVAGGVTRLFLVQGDAEGLTRTGHRNHDGTRSAKVEFAGTPAQPLGEGTGDRSGAVEKALARARVAYGHEALGAMETALTTTAEYLKARKQFGVPLSKFQALTFRAADMYVSLELARSTVMWATLVVDADGDVVAAADRARLQTSRASRHIGKEAIQLHGGIGVTAEYKVGHYTSRLTAIDHLLGDGDWALARLAGSVDAHETVDPLA, encoded by the coding sequence GTGGACTTCAGCTACGACGACGAGCAGAACGGCCTCCGCGAGGCGGTGAGCGCGCTGCTCGGCCGCGCCTACGCCGACAGCGAGCAGCGCCGCCGGGTGGTCGCCGGCGATCCCGGCTTCGACGAGAAGACCTGGAGCCGGCTGGCCGAGATGGGCGTCCTCGGGCTGCCCTTCGCCGAGTCCGACGGCGGGATGGGCGCCGGCCCGGTGGAGGTGTCCATCGTCGCCGAGGAGATCGGCCGGGTGCTGGCACCCGAGCCGTTCGTCGAGGCCGTCGTCCTCGCCGGCGGGCTGGTGGCCGACCTGGGCACCGACGCGCAGCGGGCCGAGGTGCTCGGGGCGCTGGCCGAGGGCTCGCTGGTGCCGGCGTTCGCGCACGCCGAGACCGGCACCCGCTGGGAGCCCACGGCCGCGGCGGTCACCGCGACCGAGGACGGCGGCTCCTGGCGGCTGACCGGGGTCAAGGAGCCGGTGCCGAACGGCGCCCGCGCCGACGTCCTGGTGGTCAGCGCGGTGGCGGGCGGGGTCACCCGGCTCTTCCTGGTGCAGGGCGACGCCGAGGGGCTCACCCGCACCGGCCACCGCAACCACGACGGCACCCGGTCGGCGAAGGTCGAGTTCGCCGGCACCCCGGCCCAACCGCTGGGCGAGGGCACCGGCGACCGGTCCGGGGCGGTGGAGAAGGCGCTGGCCCGGGCTCGGGTGGCCTACGGGCACGAGGCGCTCGGCGCCATGGAGACGGCGCTGACCACCACTGCCGAGTACCTCAAGGCGCGCAAGCAGTTCGGGGTCCCGCTGAGCAAGTTCCAGGCGCTGACCTTCCGGGCGGCCGACATGTACGTCTCGCTGGAGCTGGCCCGCAGCACCGTCATGTGGGCCACGCTGGTGGTCGACGCCGACGGCGACGTGGTGGCCGCGGCCGACCGCGCCCGGCTGCAGACCAGCCGGGCGTCCCGGCACATCGGCAAGGAGGCGATCCAGCTCCACGGCGGGATCGGGGTGACCGCCGAGTACAAGGTCGGCCACTACACCAGCCGGCTCACCGCGATCGACCACCTGCTCGGCGACGGCGACTGGGCGCTGGCCCGGCTCGCCGGCTCGGTCGACGCGCACGAGACGGTCGACCCGCTCGCCTGA
- a CDS encoding helix-turn-helix domain-containing protein: protein MVDTPSVRERRLASELRALRTTAGLHGKDVAATLGWSASKVSRIENGRTGIGEADLERLVELYRVPDAQAGYLRRLAPSVRPRGWWDAYAETLSPGYANLVRLESGSQALRCYGALVPHALLQTTDYAREVILSTWERPSPAEVERRVEVCRRRQEVLDTGRADGGLLLHAVVDESVLRRSAVPRDPARDSAVRRGQLERLAAVADLPNVTLQVLPFAAGLPPVTAGSFAVLDSPASGTPDVVYLENKTRIFFIDAEAELHRYTRAFDLISEMALDPAASRALVTRELAGC, encoded by the coding sequence ATGGTGGACACGCCGTCGGTCCGGGAACGACGCCTGGCCTCCGAGCTCCGGGCGCTGCGCACCACGGCCGGACTGCACGGCAAGGACGTCGCCGCGACCCTGGGCTGGTCGGCGTCCAAGGTGTCCCGCATCGAGAACGGCCGCACCGGCATCGGCGAGGCCGACCTGGAGCGGCTGGTGGAGCTGTACCGGGTGCCAGACGCCCAGGCCGGCTACCTGCGCCGGCTCGCCCCCTCCGTGCGGCCGCGGGGCTGGTGGGACGCCTACGCCGAGACGCTGTCGCCCGGGTACGCCAACCTGGTCCGGCTCGAGTCCGGCTCGCAGGCGCTGCGCTGCTACGGCGCCCTGGTGCCGCACGCGCTGCTGCAGACCACCGACTACGCCCGCGAGGTGATCCTGTCGACCTGGGAGCGGCCGTCCCCGGCCGAGGTGGAGCGCCGCGTGGAGGTCTGCCGCCGACGCCAGGAGGTGCTCGACACCGGCCGCGCGGACGGCGGGCTGCTGCTGCACGCGGTCGTCGACGAGTCGGTCCTGCGGCGCAGCGCGGTGCCCCGCGACCCCGCGCGGGACAGCGCCGTCCGCCGCGGGCAGCTGGAGCGGCTGGCCGCGGTCGCCGACCTGCCCAACGTCACCCTGCAGGTGCTGCCCTTCGCCGCCGGCCTGCCGCCGGTCACCGCCGGCTCCTTCGCGGTCCTCGACTCCCCCGCCAGCGGGACACCGGACGTCGTCTACCTGGAGAACAAGACGCGGATCTTCTTCATCGACGCCGAGGCCGAGCTGCACCGGTACACCCGGGCGTTCGACCTGATCAGCGAGATGGCGCTGGACCCGGCGGCCTCCCGCGCCCTGGTCACCCGGGAGCTGGCCGGCTGCTGA